TCTGCGGTAATTGAAAATCCAGCTTCTTTGGCGATTTGAAGAGCAGCTTCAGGAGTGGTTGCTGCCTTGAGCTTTTCCTGCAATTCGGTATCAGATTTAACCTTTTCTGGAAATGCCTTGAGTTGCTCTTCTGGCATTGGAAGGTGTGGAGCTACAGGCTTGTCATAGCAACAGTCGGCAGCAATGTCAGTTGGCAATAAATAAGCCCGCTAAGTGCGGGCGTGTGGCACCTCTGCTACATCGTATATGGGCTTCAAAGATTTTTGTTATTTTTTATCGGGACTAATGCTGACTTCATTGACATAATTCCGATTCCGATGGTCTAATAATCCAAATACCACCAGCCGCTGCTTCTAGTTCGGCGTCAGAGACTTCTGATTGAGCCTTCTTCAAGTCATCAGCTGAAATCATAAAGCCAGCGTCTTTTGCCATCGCCACAACAGCATCGGCATCAGCAGCTGCCTTGAGCTTCTCCTGAAGACCAGTGTCTCCTTTGACTTTTTCCAGGAACGCTCTGAGTTGCTCTTCTGACATTGGAGGGCGTGGAGCTACAGCCTTGTCATAGCAACGGTCGGCAGCAGTATTCAGCCCTAGTGCGTCAATGCTCAGGCAGGAATGAGCTGATCTCCAAAACAAGGCCAAGTGCCGATATTCATGCTGCCGTCCGGGCAGGTTGTTCGGTAATAAATCGCCGAAAATGCATTACGTGCTTGACCCAAATTGAACGCACGCCACAGGTCCGCATCCCTCAGGTCTGCACGCTCCAGGTCCGCACCCCTCAGGTCCGCACTCCTCAGGTCCGCACGCCACAGGTCCGCACCCCTCAGGTCCGCCTCCCTCAGGTCCGCATGTATTAGGAACGCATTCCTCAGGTCCGCCTCCCTAAGGTCCGCCCAGCTCAGGTTTGCATCAAAGAAATTTCTCCGTGCGC
This region of Synechococcus sp. NOUM97013 genomic DNA includes:
- a CDS encoding Nif11-like leader peptide family natural product precursor produces the protein MSEEQLRAFLEKVKGDTGLQEKLKAAADADAVVAMAKDAGFMISADDLKKAQSEVSDAELEAAAGGIWIIRPSESELCQ
- a CDS encoding pentapeptide repeat-containing protein; this translates as MANANWFYYFDSDPFSETTPIEKAEDCDCDKPGTPTDSLIGPLESFFGKEAEDDEIIGAESLPTTYQGPGVRWQPEWFPDGARRNFFDANLSWADLREADLRNAFLIHADLREADLRGADLWRADLRSADLRGADLERADLRDADLWRAFNLGQARNAFSAIYYRTTCPDGSMNIGTWPCFGDQLIPA